In a single window of the Delftia tsuruhatensis genome:
- a CDS encoding aconitate hydratase: MRHEYENTLQSFAAAGGKKGKFFSLPELARQYPQIRRLPVSLRIVLESVLRNCDGNKVTRAHVEQLANWKPQAERVDEIPFVVARVVLQDFTGVPLLADLAAMRSTAAKLGRKPKAIEPLVPVDLVVDHSIMVDYFGTKKALDLNMKLEFQRNKERYQFMKWGMQAFDTFGVVPPGFGIVHQVNLEYLARGVHKTRDGVHYPDTLVGTDSHTTMINGIGVVGWGVGGIEAEAAMLGQPVYFLTPDVVGFELSGQLREGVTATDLVLTVTEILRREKVVGKFVEFFGEGTRSLALPDRATIGNMAPEYGATMGFFPVDEKTIDYFRGTGRSKSEIEAFENYFRAQELFGVPGAGEIDYSHVVRLDLGTVAPSLAGPKRPQDRIEIGNVSARFDELFSAPVAHNGFNQNAERLGQRFRVGPGEGEAAPTDTPAHPPGAQRSLAEMEANKPQLEAAHSEAPVEPAPASASQLSIANGDVLIAAITSCTNTSNPSVLLAAGLLAKKAVKAGLKVQPHIKTSLAPGSRVVTEYLTEAGLLPYLEKLGFALAGYGCTTCIGNAGDLTPELNEAITRNDLVCAAVLSGNRNFEARIHPNIKANFLASPPLVVAYAIAGTVRRDLMTEPVGQGKNGKDIYLGDIWPTSDEIHALMKYAMNGKAFRENYEKVRTEPGKLWEKIHGVTGATYTWPESTYIAEPPFFDGFRLELDAPAAGAEGSNPYVVHGARVMALFGDSITTDHISPAGSIKESSPAGQWLLANGVRKADFNSYGSRRGNHEVMMRGTFANVRIKNLMIPALADGSREEGGLTLYRDGTGQATKMPIYDAAMKYQAEGRATVIFAGEEYGTGSSRDWAAKGTQLLGIKAVVARSFERIHRSNLVGMGVLPLQFLGTDSWQTLGLTGEEFVEVIPAADLAPQSEAQLVITRADGSKQTVVVKLRIDTPIEVDYYRHGGILPYVLRQLLE; this comes from the coding sequence ATGCGCCACGAATACGAAAACACCCTCCAGTCCTTTGCTGCGGCGGGCGGCAAGAAGGGCAAGTTCTTCTCCCTGCCGGAGCTGGCTCGGCAGTATCCGCAGATCCGGCGATTGCCCGTGTCGCTGCGCATCGTGCTCGAATCCGTGCTGCGCAACTGCGACGGCAACAAGGTGACGCGCGCGCATGTGGAGCAACTGGCGAACTGGAAGCCCCAGGCCGAGCGCGTGGATGAGATCCCCTTCGTGGTAGCGCGCGTGGTGCTGCAGGACTTCACGGGCGTGCCGCTGCTGGCCGACCTGGCCGCCATGCGCAGCACGGCCGCGAAGCTGGGCAGGAAGCCCAAGGCCATCGAGCCGCTGGTGCCCGTGGACCTGGTGGTGGACCACTCCATCATGGTGGACTATTTCGGCACCAAGAAGGCGCTGGACCTGAACATGAAGCTGGAGTTCCAGCGCAACAAGGAGCGCTACCAGTTCATGAAATGGGGCATGCAGGCCTTCGACACCTTCGGCGTGGTGCCGCCGGGCTTCGGCATCGTGCACCAGGTGAACCTGGAGTATCTGGCGCGTGGCGTGCACAAGACCAGGGACGGCGTGCACTACCCCGACACCCTGGTCGGCACGGACAGCCACACGACCATGATCAACGGCATCGGCGTGGTGGGCTGGGGCGTGGGCGGCATCGAGGCCGAGGCCGCCATGCTGGGCCAGCCCGTGTACTTCCTCACGCCCGACGTGGTGGGCTTCGAGTTGTCGGGCCAGCTGCGCGAGGGCGTGACGGCCACCGACCTGGTGCTCACGGTGACCGAGATCCTGCGCCGCGAGAAGGTGGTGGGCAAGTTCGTCGAGTTCTTCGGCGAGGGCACGCGCAGCCTGGCGCTGCCCGACCGCGCCACCATCGGCAACATGGCGCCCGAGTACGGCGCCACCATGGGCTTCTTCCCCGTGGACGAGAAGACCATCGACTACTTCAGGGGCACGGGCCGCAGCAAGTCCGAGATCGAGGCCTTCGAGAACTATTTCCGCGCCCAGGAGCTGTTCGGCGTGCCGGGCGCCGGCGAGATCGACTACTCCCACGTCGTGCGCCTGGACCTGGGCACGGTGGCGCCCAGCCTTGCAGGGCCCAAGCGGCCGCAGGACCGCATCGAGATCGGCAACGTCTCGGCCCGGTTCGACGAGCTGTTCAGCGCGCCCGTGGCGCACAACGGCTTCAATCAGAACGCCGAACGCCTGGGCCAGCGCTTTCGCGTGGGGCCTGGTGAGGGCGAGGCCGCGCCGACCGACACACCGGCCCATCCCCCGGGAGCCCAGCGCTCTCTGGCCGAGATGGAGGCCAACAAGCCCCAGCTGGAGGCCGCACACAGCGAGGCGCCCGTCGAGCCAGCTCCCGCGTCGGCCAGTCAACTGAGCATCGCCAACGGCGACGTGCTGATCGCCGCCATCACCAGCTGCACCAACACCTCCAATCCCAGCGTGCTGCTGGCCGCCGGCCTGCTGGCCAAGAAGGCGGTGAAGGCGGGCCTGAAGGTGCAGCCGCACATCAAGACCTCGCTGGCGCCGGGCTCGCGCGTGGTCACCGAGTACCTCACCGAGGCCGGTCTGCTCCCCTACCTGGAAAAGCTGGGCTTTGCGCTGGCCGGCTACGGCTGCACCACCTGCATCGGCAATGCGGGTGACCTCACGCCCGAGCTCAACGAGGCCATCACGCGCAACGACCTGGTCTGTGCGGCCGTGCTGTCGGGCAACCGCAATTTCGAGGCACGCATCCACCCCAACATCAAGGCCAACTTCCTGGCCAGCCCGCCCCTGGTCGTTGCCTATGCGATCGCGGGCACGGTGCGCCGCGACCTGATGACCGAGCCCGTGGGCCAGGGCAAGAATGGCAAGGACATCTACCTGGGCGATATCTGGCCGACCAGCGACGAGATCCATGCGCTGATGAAGTACGCCATGAACGGCAAGGCCTTCCGCGAGAACTACGAGAAGGTGCGCACCGAGCCCGGCAAGCTCTGGGAGAAGATCCACGGCGTGACCGGCGCCACCTATACCTGGCCCGAGAGCACCTACATTGCCGAGCCGCCGTTCTTCGACGGTTTCCGGCTCGAGCTGGACGCGCCCGCCGCCGGCGCCGAAGGCTCCAACCCCTACGTGGTGCACGGCGCGCGCGTGATGGCGCTGTTCGGCGACTCCATCACCACGGACCACATCTCGCCGGCCGGCTCCATCAAGGAAAGCTCGCCCGCGGGCCAGTGGCTGCTGGCAAACGGCGTGCGCAAGGCCGACTTCAACAGCTACGGCTCGCGGCGCGGCAACCATGAGGTGATGATGCGCGGCACCTTTGCCAACGTACGCATCAAGAACCTGATGATCCCCGCGCTGGCCGATGGCTCGCGCGAGGAGGGCGGCCTGACGCTGTACCGCGACGGCACGGGCCAGGCCACCAAGATGCCGATCTACGACGCGGCCATGAAGTACCAGGCCGAAGGCCGCGCCACCGTGATCTTCGCAGGCGAGGAGTACGGCACGGGATCGAGCCGCGACTGGGCCGCCAAGGGCACGCAGCTGCTGGGCATCAAGGCCGTGGTGGCGCGCAGCTTCGAGCGCATCCACCGCTCCAACCTGGTGGGCATGGGCGTGCTGCCGCTGCAGTTCCTGGGCACGGACAGCTGGCAGACCCTGGGCCTGACGGGCGAGGAATTCGTGGAAGTGATTCCCGCCGCCGACCTGGCCCCGCAAAGCGAGGCGCAACTGGTGATCACGCGCGCCGATGGCAGCAAGCAGACCGTGGTGGTCAAGCTGCGCATCGACACGCCCATCGAGGTGGACTACTACAGGCACGGCGGCATCCTGCCGTACGTTCTGCGCCAACTCCTCGAGTAA
- a CDS encoding helix-turn-helix domain-containing protein, whose product MSSAAHPPTARSPFGDHLRHWRQHRRLSQQGLALEADISTRHLSYVETGRAQPSREMVLRLVERLDVPLRERNALLVAAGYAPMYQVRPLDHPELAAARQAVDLVLKGHEPNPALAVDRHWNLVAANTIVPLLLAGVAPWLLEPPVNVLRLSLHPEGLGPRLANAAHWRAHLLHRLQQQIAATSDAELRALHDEIAGYPFKEDEAGAHGATPASHIAVPFALDTDHGRLSFISTITIFGTPVDVTLQELAVESFFPADTQTRELLAQMRV is encoded by the coding sequence ATGAGCTCCGCCGCCCACCCACCCACCGCGCGCTCGCCCTTCGGCGACCACCTGCGCCACTGGCGCCAGCACCGCCGCCTGAGCCAGCAGGGCCTGGCGCTGGAGGCCGACATCTCCACGCGCCACCTGAGCTATGTGGAAACCGGCCGCGCCCAGCCCAGCCGCGAGATGGTGCTGCGCCTGGTGGAGCGCCTGGACGTTCCACTGCGCGAGCGCAACGCGCTGCTGGTGGCAGCAGGCTATGCCCCCATGTACCAAGTCCGGCCGCTGGACCACCCGGAGCTGGCCGCCGCGCGCCAGGCCGTGGACCTGGTGCTCAAGGGCCATGAGCCCAATCCCGCCCTGGCCGTGGACCGGCACTGGAACCTGGTGGCCGCCAACACCATCGTGCCGCTGCTGCTGGCCGGCGTGGCGCCCTGGTTGCTGGAGCCGCCCGTCAACGTACTGCGCCTGAGCCTGCATCCCGAAGGACTGGGCCCGCGCCTGGCCAATGCGGCCCATTGGCGCGCACACCTGCTGCACCGCCTGCAGCAGCAGATTGCCGCCACGTCGGATGCCGAGCTGCGGGCCCTGCACGACGAGATCGCAGGCTATCCGTTCAAGGAAGACGAAGCCGGCGCGCACGGCGCAACACCCGCCAGCCACATCGCCGTTCCCTTCGCGCTGGACACCGACCACGGCCGCCTGAGCTTCATCAGCACCATCACCATCTTCGGCACGCCGGTGGACGTGACGCTGCAGGAGCTGGCGGTGGAGTCGTTCTTTCCGGCGGATACGCAGACCCGGGAGCTGCTGGCGCAAATGCGGGTGTGA
- a CDS encoding copper-transporting P-type ATPase, with amino-acid sequence MNQQQHPQQRPEDGAAAATHGQPPQGQAPLNPMDDTGTVYVCPMHADVRQPRPGRCPKCQMHLVPQGPGQPVQADMHPGHGAHHGRHGEATPAHAPSPPPAVQAGAVYTCPMHPEVRQDHPGNCPKCGMTLEPMVPSGEEDHSELDDFRRRFWWTLPLTVAVSALAMFGHFLGWFSMATQTWIELVLSLPVVLWTGWPFFQRSWQSLVNRSPNMWTLIGLGSGAAFLYSVVATLAPGVFPDSFMSMGRVAVYFEAAVVIISLTMLGQLLELRARSQTSAAIKSLLDLAPKTARRIRPDGSEEDVPLNHVHAGDLLRVRPGEKVPVDGVVVEGGSSVDESMLTGEPVPVAKRAGDKLIGATLNTHGALVMRSEKVGAATMLSQIVQMVASAQRSKAPMQRMADVVAGKFVVAVVLVALATFVVWGLFGPSPSWVFGLINAVAVLIIACPCALGLATPMSVMVATGRAATQGVLFRDAGAIERMREVDVLIVDKTGTLTLGKPAFDTIIAAPGFMPDEILQLAASLDQGSEHPLAEAIVSAARAKGLQLSKPVDFESGSGIGVRGTVDGRRLALGNTALMEQEGICVDSLKTDGEQLRAEGASIMHLAIDGQFAGIVAVTDPIKESTYEAIEALHASGLRIVMATGDGLTTAKAVGARLDIDEVHGEVKPADKLALVDRLQKQGHVVAMAGDGINDAPALAQADVGVAMGTGTDVAMNSGQITLIKGDLRGIAAARQISLDTVRNMRQNLLFAFVYNGIGVPIAAGLLYPFTGWLLSPMIAALAMSLSSASVIFNALRLRGAR; translated from the coding sequence ATGAACCAGCAACAGCATCCGCAGCAGCGGCCCGAGGACGGGGCTGCGGCGGCCACGCACGGCCAGCCTCCCCAAGGCCAGGCGCCCCTGAACCCCATGGACGACACGGGCACCGTGTACGTGTGCCCCATGCATGCGGACGTGCGCCAGCCCCGGCCCGGGCGCTGCCCGAAATGCCAGATGCACCTGGTGCCGCAGGGGCCGGGCCAGCCCGTGCAGGCCGACATGCACCCAGGCCACGGCGCACACCATGGCCGCCATGGCGAGGCCACGCCGGCGCATGCGCCTTCACCGCCTCCCGCGGTGCAGGCCGGCGCCGTCTACACCTGCCCCATGCACCCCGAGGTGCGGCAGGATCACCCCGGCAACTGCCCCAAATGCGGAATGACGCTGGAACCCATGGTGCCCTCGGGCGAGGAAGACCACAGCGAGCTCGACGACTTCCGCCGACGCTTCTGGTGGACTCTTCCATTGACCGTGGCCGTGTCGGCCCTGGCCATGTTCGGCCATTTCCTGGGCTGGTTCTCCATGGCCACGCAGACCTGGATCGAGCTGGTGCTGTCGCTGCCCGTGGTGCTTTGGACGGGCTGGCCGTTTTTCCAGCGCAGCTGGCAATCGCTGGTGAACCGCAGCCCCAACATGTGGACCCTGATCGGGCTGGGCTCGGGAGCGGCCTTCCTCTACAGCGTGGTGGCCACCCTCGCGCCCGGCGTCTTCCCCGACTCGTTCATGTCCATGGGCCGCGTGGCCGTCTATTTCGAGGCGGCCGTCGTCATCATCTCCCTGACCATGCTGGGGCAGCTCCTGGAGCTGAGGGCGCGCTCGCAGACCTCGGCGGCCATCAAGTCCCTGCTGGATCTGGCGCCCAAGACCGCGCGGCGCATCCGTCCCGACGGCAGCGAGGAGGACGTGCCGCTCAACCATGTACATGCCGGCGACCTGCTGCGCGTGCGCCCGGGCGAGAAAGTCCCGGTGGATGGCGTCGTCGTCGAAGGTGGCAGCTCGGTCGATGAATCCATGCTCACCGGCGAGCCCGTGCCCGTGGCCAAGCGGGCCGGCGACAAGCTGATAGGCGCCACGCTCAACACCCATGGCGCACTGGTGATGCGCTCCGAGAAAGTGGGCGCGGCCACGATGCTGTCGCAGATCGTGCAGATGGTGGCCTCGGCCCAGCGCTCCAAGGCCCCCATGCAGCGCATGGCCGATGTGGTGGCGGGCAAGTTCGTCGTGGCCGTGGTGCTGGTGGCCCTGGCCACCTTCGTGGTCTGGGGCCTGTTCGGCCCGTCGCCGAGCTGGGTGTTCGGACTGATCAACGCGGTGGCCGTGCTGATCATCGCCTGCCCCTGCGCGCTGGGGCTGGCCACGCCCATGTCGGTGATGGTGGCCACGGGACGCGCCGCCACGCAAGGCGTGCTGTTCCGGGATGCGGGCGCCATCGAGCGCATGCGCGAAGTCGATGTGCTGATCGTGGACAAGACCGGCACCCTCACGCTGGGCAAGCCGGCCTTCGACACCATCATCGCCGCCCCCGGTTTCATGCCCGACGAGATCCTGCAGCTGGCCGCCAGCCTGGACCAGGGCAGCGAGCACCCGCTGGCCGAAGCCATCGTCAGTGCGGCACGGGCCAAGGGCCTGCAGCTGTCCAAGCCCGTCGACTTCGAATCAGGCAGCGGCATCGGCGTGCGCGGCACCGTCGACGGCCGGCGCCTCGCGCTGGGCAACACGGCCTTGATGGAGCAGGAGGGCATTTGCGTCGATTCCCTGAAGACCGATGGCGAGCAGCTGCGCGCCGAAGGCGCCAGCATCATGCACCTGGCCATCGACGGGCAGTTCGCAGGCATCGTGGCGGTCACCGATCCGATCAAGGAAAGCACCTACGAAGCCATCGAGGCGCTGCATGCCAGCGGCCTGCGCATTGTCATGGCCACCGGCGACGGACTCACCACGGCCAAGGCCGTCGGCGCACGGCTGGACATCGACGAGGTCCACGGGGAAGTCAAGCCCGCCGACAAGCTGGCCCTGGTCGACAGGCTGCAGAAACAAGGCCATGTGGTGGCCATGGCGGGCGACGGCATCAACGATGCCCCCGCCCTGGCCCAGGCGGACGTGGGAGTCGCCATGGGAACCGGCACCGACGTGGCGATGAACAGCGGACAGATCACCCTGATCAAGGGAGACCTGCGCGGCATTGCCGCCGCGCGCCAGATCTCCCTGGACACGGTGCGCAACATGCGCCAGAACCTGTTGTTCGCCTTCGTCTACAACGGCATTGGCGTGCCGATCGCCGCCGGCCTGCTCTATCCGTTCACAGGCTGGCTGCTGTCGCCGATGATCGCGGCGCTGGCGATGAGCCTGAGCTCCGCCTCGGTGATCTTCAATGCGCTGAGGCTGCGCGGCGCCAGGTGA
- the acnB gene encoding bifunctional aconitate hydratase 2/2-methylisocitrate dehydratase translates to MLKAYLDHVAERAALGIPPLPLDAKQVADLIELIKNPPAGEDAFLLDLLTHRVPPGVDDAAKVKASFLAAVAHGDIQVALISKAKATELLGTMVGGYNVHPLIELLDDAEVAGVAADALKKTLLMFDFFNDVATKAKAGNAKAQEVMKSWADAEWFTSRPEVEKKITVTVFKVPGETNTDDLSPAPDAWSRPDIPLHYLAMLKNTRPDAAFKPEEDGKRGPMQFIDDLKKKGHLVAYVGDVVGTGSSRKSATNSIVWATGQDIPFVPNKRFGGVTLGGKIAPIFFNTQEDSGSLPIEVDVSRLEMGDVIDVLPYDGKLVKNGETVAEFQLKSDVLFDEVRAGGRINLIIGRSLTAKAREFLGLPASTVFRLPQAPAASKAGFTLAQKMVGRAVGLPEGQGVRPGTYCEPRMTTVGSQDTTGPMTRDELKDLACLGFSADMVMQSFCHTAAYPKPVDVKTHRELPAFISNRGGVALRPGDGVIHSWLNRLLLPDTVGTGGDSHTRFPIGISFPAGSGLVAFGAATGVMPLDMPESVLVRFKGEMQPGVTLRDLVHAIPLYAIKAGALTVAKAGKKNIFSGRILEIEGLPDLKVEQAFELSDASAERSAAGCTIKLNPEPIKEYLTSNIVLMKNMIADGYADAKTLQRRIEKVEAWLAKPELLEADKDAEYAAVFEIDLAEIKEPIVCCPNDPDDAKFLSEVAGTKIDEAFIGSCMTNIGHFRAAAKLLGGQRDIPVKLWVAPPTKMDQNELIKEGHYAAFGTAGARTEMPGCSLCMGNQAQVREGATVISTSTRNFPNRLGKNTNVFLGSAELAAIASRLGKLPTREEYLKEMGVIDADKASVYRYMNFDQIEEYADVAKGVAA, encoded by the coding sequence ATGTTGAAAGCCTACCTTGACCACGTGGCCGAACGCGCCGCGCTCGGTATCCCCCCGCTGCCGCTGGACGCCAAGCAGGTTGCCGATCTGATCGAGCTGATCAAGAATCCGCCGGCTGGCGAAGACGCCTTCCTGCTGGACCTGCTCACGCACCGGGTGCCGCCGGGCGTGGACGATGCCGCCAAGGTCAAGGCCAGCTTCCTCGCGGCCGTGGCGCATGGCGACATCCAGGTGGCTCTCATCTCCAAGGCCAAGGCCACCGAGCTGCTGGGCACCATGGTGGGTGGCTACAACGTGCACCCCCTGATCGAGCTGCTGGACGACGCCGAAGTGGCGGGCGTGGCCGCCGATGCGCTGAAGAAGACGCTGCTGATGTTCGACTTCTTCAACGACGTGGCCACCAAGGCCAAGGCCGGCAACGCCAAGGCCCAGGAAGTGATGAAGAGCTGGGCGGATGCCGAGTGGTTCACCTCGCGCCCCGAAGTCGAGAAGAAGATCACGGTCACCGTGTTCAAGGTGCCCGGCGAGACCAACACCGACGACCTGTCGCCCGCACCCGATGCCTGGAGCCGTCCGGACATCCCGCTGCACTACCTGGCCATGCTCAAGAACACCCGTCCCGACGCGGCCTTCAAGCCCGAGGAAGACGGCAAGCGCGGCCCGATGCAGTTCATCGACGACCTCAAGAAGAAGGGCCACCTGGTCGCCTACGTGGGTGACGTGGTGGGCACCGGCTCTTCGCGCAAGTCGGCCACCAACTCCATCGTCTGGGCCACGGGCCAGGACATCCCCTTCGTGCCCAACAAGCGCTTTGGCGGTGTGACCCTGGGCGGCAAGATCGCTCCCATCTTCTTCAACACGCAGGAAGACTCGGGCTCGCTGCCCATCGAAGTGGACGTCTCCCGGCTGGAGATGGGCGACGTCATCGACGTGCTGCCCTATGACGGCAAGCTCGTCAAGAACGGCGAGACCGTGGCCGAGTTCCAGCTCAAGAGCGACGTGCTGTTCGACGAAGTGCGCGCCGGCGGCCGCATCAACCTGATCATCGGCCGCTCGCTGACGGCCAAGGCCCGTGAGTTCCTGGGCCTGCCGGCCTCCACCGTGTTCCGCCTGCCCCAGGCGCCCGCCGCTTCCAAGGCCGGCTTCACGCTGGCCCAGAAGATGGTCGGCCGCGCCGTCGGCCTGCCCGAAGGCCAGGGCGTGCGCCCCGGCACCTACTGCGAGCCGCGCATGACCACCGTGGGTTCCCAGGACACCACCGGCCCCATGACCCGCGACGAACTGAAGGACCTGGCCTGCCTGGGCTTCTCGGCCGACATGGTCATGCAGTCCTTCTGCCACACGGCCGCCTACCCCAAGCCCGTGGACGTCAAGACCCACCGCGAGCTGCCTGCCTTCATCAGCAACCGCGGCGGCGTGGCCCTGCGCCCCGGTGACGGCGTGATCCACTCCTGGCTCAACCGCCTGCTGCTGCCCGACACCGTGGGCACGGGCGGCGACTCGCACACGCGCTTCCCCATCGGCATCTCCTTCCCCGCAGGTTCCGGCCTGGTGGCCTTCGGCGCCGCCACGGGCGTGATGCCCCTGGACATGCCCGAGTCCGTGCTCGTGCGCTTCAAGGGCGAAATGCAGCCTGGCGTCACCCTGCGTGACCTGGTGCATGCCATTCCCCTGTACGCCATCAAGGCAGGCGCGCTGACCGTGGCCAAGGCCGGCAAGAAGAACATCTTCTCGGGCCGCATCCTGGAGATCGAAGGTCTGCCCGACCTCAAGGTGGAACAGGCCTTCGAGCTGTCCGACGCCTCGGCCGAGCGCTCGGCTGCCGGCTGCACGATCAAGCTCAACCCCGAGCCGATCAAGGAGTACCTGACCTCGAACATCGTTCTGATGAAGAACATGATCGCCGACGGCTACGCCGACGCCAAGACGCTGCAGCGCCGCATCGAGAAGGTCGAGGCCTGGCTGGCCAAGCCCGAGCTGCTCGAAGCCGACAAGGACGCCGAATACGCTGCCGTGTTCGAGATCGACCTGGCCGAGATCAAGGAACCCATCGTCTGCTGCCCCAACGATCCCGATGACGCCAAGTTCCTGTCCGAAGTGGCCGGCACCAAGATCGATGAAGCCTTCATCGGTTCGTGCATGACCAACATCGGCCACTTCCGCGCAGCAGCCAAGCTGCTGGGCGGCCAGCGCGACATCCCCGTCAAGCTGTGGGTGGCTCCGCCCACCAAGATGGACCAGAACGAGCTGATCAAGGAAGGCCACTATGCCGCCTTCGGCACGGCCGGTGCCCGCACCGAGATGCCGGGCTGCTCGCTGTGCATGGGCAACCAGGCCCAGGTGCGCGAAGGCGCGACGGTGATCTCCACCTCGACCCGCAACTTCCCCAACCGCCTGGGCAAGAACACCAACGTGTTCCTGGGCTCGGCCGAGCTGGCCGCCATCGCATCGCGCCTGGGCAAGCTGCCTACCCGTGAGGAGTACCTCAAGGAAATGGGCGTGATCGATGCCGACAAGGCCAGCGTCTACCGCTACATGAACTTCGACCAGATCGAGGAGTACGCGGACGTGGCCAAGGGCGTTGCCGCCTGA
- a CDS encoding HpcH/HpaI aldolase/citrate lyase family protein, translating into MTVATSTPSRAHPAQVLLDAQGGALHLPVCDHYSGVEARMRKSLLLQAEMMDEFGTCVFDVTLDCEDGAPVGQEAAHARLVASLARGAAPGARVAARVHAVDHASFAQDLDIIVGEAGDRLCHLMLPKVESVDDVLLAERHLGRLGCRELPLHVLIESPAAVHRAFDIAAHPRVQSISFGLMDFVSAHGGAIPASAMGSAGQFEHPLVVRAKLEIAAACHAHGKVPSHCVVTEFKDPQALQAAATQASRRLGYDRMWSIHPDQIRPILAAFAPQADEVAQAAQILTAAEAADWAPVSVDGVLHDRASYRYFWQLLARAHQTGQALPFEVQPWFASESLA; encoded by the coding sequence ATGACCGTCGCCACGTCCACTCCCTCTCGCGCGCACCCTGCCCAGGTGCTGCTCGATGCGCAGGGCGGTGCCCTGCACCTGCCCGTCTGCGACCACTACAGCGGCGTGGAAGCGCGCATGCGCAAGAGCCTGCTGCTGCAGGCCGAGATGATGGATGAGTTCGGCACCTGCGTGTTCGACGTCACGCTGGACTGCGAGGACGGCGCCCCCGTGGGCCAGGAGGCGGCCCATGCGCGCCTGGTGGCCTCGCTGGCGCGCGGTGCCGCGCCCGGCGCCCGCGTGGCTGCACGCGTGCATGCCGTTGACCACGCCAGCTTCGCCCAGGACCTGGACATCATCGTCGGCGAGGCCGGCGACCGCCTGTGCCACCTCATGCTGCCCAAGGTGGAAAGCGTGGACGACGTGCTGCTGGCCGAGCGGCATCTGGGTCGCCTGGGCTGCCGCGAACTGCCGCTGCATGTGCTCATCGAGTCGCCCGCCGCCGTGCACCGCGCCTTCGACATCGCGGCACACCCGCGCGTGCAGAGCATCTCCTTCGGCCTGATGGACTTCGTCTCGGCCCATGGCGGTGCCATCCCCGCCTCGGCCATGGGCTCGGCTGGCCAGTTCGAGCATCCGCTCGTGGTTCGCGCCAAGCTGGAGATCGCCGCCGCCTGCCATGCCCATGGCAAGGTGCCATCGCACTGCGTGGTGACCGAATTCAAGGATCCGCAGGCGTTGCAGGCTGCTGCCACACAGGCATCGCGCCGGCTCGGCTATGACCGCATGTGGAGCATCCACCCCGACCAGATCCGCCCCATCCTGGCCGCCTTCGCGCCGCAGGCCGACGAAGTGGCACAGGCGGCACAAATTCTTACCGCCGCCGAGGCTGCCGACTGGGCGCCCGTGAGCGTGGATGGTGTATTACATGACCGGGCGAGCTACCGCTATTTCTGGCAGTTGCTCGCGCGTGCCCACCAGACCGGCCAGGCGCTGCCCTTCGAAGTGCAGCCCTGGTTTGCATCAGAATCACTTGCTTAG
- the tam gene encoding trans-aconitate 2-methyltransferase — MLDWNPALYLRFANERTRPAAELLARVPLAQARHVVDLGCGPGNSTELLARRYAGATITGIDNSQAMLATARLHLPEARFVLADIASWTPAPGESAPDLIYANASLQWVGEHETLIPRLFAQLAPGGVLAIQMPDNRQEATHRVMREIASLPKFAAYIGDAAKVRTDILPIRSYYDLLAGPQEQAGVEAGAVDVWHAVYQHPMDSAGAIVQWLRGTGLKPFVEGLPEALQADFLSEYENRVDAAYGVRADGRRLLAFPRLFIVAQRKP, encoded by the coding sequence ATGCTCGACTGGAATCCCGCGCTTTACCTGCGTTTCGCCAATGAGCGAACGCGTCCCGCAGCCGAGCTGCTGGCGCGTGTGCCCTTGGCCCAGGCCCGCCATGTGGTGGACCTGGGATGCGGGCCGGGCAATTCCACCGAGCTGCTTGCACGGCGCTATGCCGGTGCCACGATCACCGGCATAGACAACTCCCAGGCGATGCTGGCCACCGCGCGCCTGCATCTGCCTGAGGCCCGCTTCGTGCTGGCCGACATTGCTTCCTGGACGCCCGCCCCCGGCGAGAGCGCTCCTGACCTGATTTATGCCAATGCCTCCCTTCAGTGGGTGGGGGAGCATGAAACGCTGATCCCCCGTCTGTTCGCCCAACTGGCGCCAGGGGGCGTGCTGGCGATACAGATGCCCGACAACCGGCAGGAGGCCACGCACCGCGTGATGCGCGAGATCGCCAGCCTGCCCAAGTTCGCCGCCTACATCGGCGATGCCGCCAAGGTGCGTACCGACATCCTGCCCATCCGCAGCTACTACGACCTGCTGGCCGGCCCGCAGGAGCAGGCCGGGGTCGAGGCCGGCGCCGTCGATGTCTGGCACGCCGTCTACCAGCATCCGATGGACTCGGCCGGCGCCATCGTCCAGTGGCTGCGTGGCACCGGCCTCAAGCCCTTCGTCGAGGGTCTGCCCGAAGCCCTGCAGGCCGACTTCCTCTCCGAATATGAGAACCGCGTGGATGCCGCCTACGGCGTGCGCGCAGACGGCCGGCGCCTGCTGGCCTTCCCTCGCCTGTTCATCGTCGCCCAGCGCAAGCCATGA